One genomic region from Bacilli bacterium encodes:
- a CDS encoding TlyA family RNA methyltransferase codes for MAKSKERIDVLLVEQAFFPSREKAKAAVMAGLVYVGTERIEKAGMKIDRDAAIHVKGAPHPYVGRGGLKLAKALRAFSIDLTGKVMLDIGASTGGFTDCALQNGAAYVYAIDVGTNQLDWSLRTNPRVCVMERTNFRYLQASDLTGPLPQFAAIDVSFISLKLILPTLKKLFADRNGEVVALIKPQFEAGRNQIGKSGVVRDRRVHEAVLRDILTFAAELGFKLQGLTFSPITGGEGNIEFLAFWQFGQPALAHAEPSAEHFDQTIAATVAEAGKTFGKGEN; via the coding sequence ATGGCGAAAAGCAAAGAACGAATCGATGTGCTGCTGGTGGAACAGGCATTTTTCCCCAGCCGGGAAAAAGCAAAAGCCGCCGTTATGGCGGGGCTGGTCTATGTCGGGACGGAACGGATTGAAAAAGCCGGCATGAAAATTGACCGGGACGCGGCCATTCATGTCAAGGGCGCGCCGCACCCTTACGTCGGCAGGGGAGGCTTGAAACTTGCCAAGGCGCTGCGGGCGTTTTCCATCGATTTGACCGGTAAAGTCATGCTCGATATCGGCGCCTCCACCGGCGGCTTTACGGACTGCGCGCTGCAAAACGGCGCCGCTTATGTGTACGCCATCGACGTCGGCACGAATCAACTGGACTGGAGCTTGCGCACAAATCCGCGAGTTTGCGTAATGGAACGCACCAATTTCCGTTATTTGCAAGCGTCAGACCTGACCGGCCCGCTGCCGCAATTCGCCGCCATCGATGTTTCCTTTATTTCGCTGAAGCTCATTTTGCCAACGCTCAAGAAGTTGTTTGCCGATCGGAACGGGGAAGTTGTCGCTTTGATCAAGCCGCAGTTTGAAGCGGGCAGAAACCAGATCGGCAAATCCGGAGTCGTCCGCGACCGGCGCGTGCACGAAGCGGTTTTGCGCGACATTTTAACGTTTGCGGCGGAGCTTGGATTTAAACTGCAAGGGCTCACTTTTTCCCCGATTACCGGGGGCGAAGGCAACATTGAATTTCTTGCTTTCTGGCAATTCGGACAACCGGCGTTAGCTCACGCTGAACCGTCAGCGGAGCACTTTGACCAAACGATTGCGGCCACGGTGGCGGAGGCCGGCAAAACTTTCGGCAAAGGGGAAAACTGA
- the argR gene encoding transcriptional regulator ArgR: MKGKRQIKIREIITNNEIETQDELVEALRAAGFPVTQATVSRDIKELHLIKVPVDAGKYKYSLPTDQRYNPVQKLKRALQDHFVQIDYAENLVVLKCWPGTANTIGVLLDNLEWPELLGTICGDDTILLICRTKEQSARLVEQIHALLA, translated from the coding sequence ATGAAAGGGAAAAGGCAGATCAAAATCCGCGAAATTATTACAAACAACGAAATCGAAACGCAGGATGAATTGGTGGAAGCGCTGCGCGCCGCGGGCTTTCCCGTTACGCAGGCGACGGTTTCCCGCGACATCAAGGAACTGCATTTGATTAAAGTGCCGGTGGATGCCGGAAAATACAAATATTCTTTGCCCACGGACCAGCGTTACAATCCTGTGCAAAAGTTGAAACGGGCTTTGCAGGACCATTTCGTGCAAATCGATTACGCGGAAAACCTTGTTGTCCTGAAATGTTGGCCGGGCACCGCCAACACGATCGGCGTACTGCTTGACAATTTGGAATGGCCGGAACTGTTGGGGACGATTTGCGGCGACGATACCATTTTGCTGATATGCCGAACAAAGGAGCAAAGCGCACGCTTGGTTGAACAAATTCACGCGCTGTTGGCTTAA